A genome region from Macaca nemestrina isolate mMacNem1 chromosome 20, mMacNem.hap1, whole genome shotgun sequence includes the following:
- the LOC105489043 gene encoding arrestin domain-containing protein 2 isoform X2: MRPGGVRSFALELARGPGGAYRGGERLCGRVLLEAAAPLRVRALEVKARGGAATHWLEGRSVGVNALSSDYAAAETYLRRRQLLLRDTGETTTLPPGRHEFLFSFQLPPNLVTSFEGKHGSVRYCIKATLHRPWVPARRARKVFTVIEPVDINTPALLAPQAGAREKVARSWYCNRGLVSLSAKIDRKGYTPGEVIPVFAEIDNSSTRPVLPRAAVVQTQTFMARGARKQKRAVVASLAGEPVGPGQRALWQGRALRIPPVGPSILHCRVLHVDYALKVCVDIPGTSKLLLELPLVIGTIPLHPFGSRSSSVGSHASFLLDWRLGALPERPEAPPEYSEVVADTEVAALGQSPFPLPQDPEMSLEGPFFAYIQEFRYRPPPLYSEEDPNPPSGAMRPRCMTC; this comes from the exons ATGCGCCCTGGGGGCGTGCGCAGCTTCGCGCTGGAGCTGGCGCGGGGCCCGGGCGGCGCTTACCGCGGCGGGGAGCGGCTGTGCGGCCGGGTGCTGCTGGAGGCGGCGGCGCCGCTGCGGGTGCGAGCGCTCGAGGTGAAGGCGCGCGGTGGGGCGGCCACCCACTGGCTGGAGGGTCGCAGCGTGGGTGTCAACGCCTTATCCAGCGACTACGCGGCCGCCGAGACCTACCTGCGGCGTCGGCAGCTGCTGCTCCGAG ATACTGGGGAGACCACCACGCTGCCTCCTGGGCGCCATGAGTTCCTGTTCAGCTTCCAGCTGCCCCC GAACCTGGTGACATCCTTCGAGGGCAAACATGGTAGTGTCCGCTACTGTATCAAGGCAACCCTGCACCGGCCCTGGGTCCCAGCACGCCGGGCAAGGAAGGTGTTCACTGTCATCGAGCCTGTGGATATCAACACGCCAGCCCTGCTG GCACCTCAAGCGGGGGCTCGGGAAAAGGTTGCCCGATCCTGGTACTGTAACCGTGGCCTCGTCTCCCTTTCGGCCAAGATCGACCGGAAGGGCTACACCCCAG GAGAGGTCATCCCTGTCTTTGCCGAGATCGACAACAGCTCCACACGTCCTGTGCTGCCTCGGGCAGCCGTGGTGCAGACACAGACGTTCATGGCCCGAGGCGCCCGAAAGCAGAAACGGGCGGTGGTGGCCAGCCTCGCAGGAGAGCCGGTGGGCCCCGGGCAGCGGGCGCTGTGGCAGGGCCGGGCACTGCGGATCCCCCCAGTAGGTCCTTCCATCCTGCACTGCCGTGTTCTGCATGTGGACTATGCACTCAAG GTCTGTGTGGATATCCCGGGAACGTCCAAGCTGCTGCTGGAGCTGCCACTGGTGATTGGCACCATTCCCTTGCACCCTTTTGGCAGCCGTTCTTCCAGCGTGGGCAGCCACGCCAGCTTCCTGCTGGACTGGAGGCTGGGGGCCTTGCCGGAGCGGCCTGAGG CTCCTCCTGAGTACTCGGAGGTGGTAGCCGACACTGAGGTGGCAGCCTTGGGGCAGAGCCCCTTCCCACTCCCGCAGGACCCCGAAATGAGCCTTGAAGGCCCATTCTTCGCCTACATCCAAGAGTTCCGCTACCGCCCACCACCCCTGTACTCTGAG GAGGATCCAAACCCACCCTCAGGGGCCATGAGGCCGCGCTGCATGACTTGCTGA
- the LOC105489043 gene encoding arrestin domain-containing protein 2 isoform X3, with protein MGSAAAHSAATRGRPRPADDAEATPAGETPRDFSSGKLKPREVSRGPETTPQPWTWGCPSVPCIQLCEGKGAEDDWSKHKGCGEDTGETTTLPPGRHEFLFSFQLPPNLVTSFEGKHGSVRYCIKATLHRPWVPARRARKVFTVIEPVDINTPALLAPQAGAREKVARSWYCNRGLVSLSAKIDRKGYTPGEVIPVFAEIDNSSTRPVLPRAAVVQTQTFMARGARKQKRAVVASLAGEPVGPGQRALWQGRALRIPPVGPSILHCRVLHVDYALKVCVDIPGTSKLLLELPLVIGTIPLHPFGSRSSSVGSHASFLLDWRLGALPERPEAPPEYSEVVADTEVAALGQSPFPLPQDPEMSLEGPFFAYIQEFRYRPPPLYSEEDPNPPSGAMRPRCMTC; from the exons ATGGGTTCAGCAGCAGCGCATTCCGCTGCCACGAGAGGGCGCCCGCGTCCCGCAGACGACGCAGAGGCAACTCCCGCTGGAGAAACTCCACGCGACTTTTCTTCGGGGAAACTAAAGCCCAGAGAGGTGTCACGTGGTCCCGAAACCACACCGCAGCCGTGGACCTGGGGGTGCCCGAGCGTCCCCTGCATTCAGCTCTGTGAAGGGAAAGGGGCTGAGGATGACTGGAGCAAGCACAAGGGCTGCGGGGAAG ATACTGGGGAGACCACCACGCTGCCTCCTGGGCGCCATGAGTTCCTGTTCAGCTTCCAGCTGCCCCC GAACCTGGTGACATCCTTCGAGGGCAAACATGGTAGTGTCCGCTACTGTATCAAGGCAACCCTGCACCGGCCCTGGGTCCCAGCACGCCGGGCAAGGAAGGTGTTCACTGTCATCGAGCCTGTGGATATCAACACGCCAGCCCTGCTG GCACCTCAAGCGGGGGCTCGGGAAAAGGTTGCCCGATCCTGGTACTGTAACCGTGGCCTCGTCTCCCTTTCGGCCAAGATCGACCGGAAGGGCTACACCCCAG GAGAGGTCATCCCTGTCTTTGCCGAGATCGACAACAGCTCCACACGTCCTGTGCTGCCTCGGGCAGCCGTGGTGCAGACACAGACGTTCATGGCCCGAGGCGCCCGAAAGCAGAAACGGGCGGTGGTGGCCAGCCTCGCAGGAGAGCCGGTGGGCCCCGGGCAGCGGGCGCTGTGGCAGGGCCGGGCACTGCGGATCCCCCCAGTAGGTCCTTCCATCCTGCACTGCCGTGTTCTGCATGTGGACTATGCACTCAAG GTCTGTGTGGATATCCCGGGAACGTCCAAGCTGCTGCTGGAGCTGCCACTGGTGATTGGCACCATTCCCTTGCACCCTTTTGGCAGCCGTTCTTCCAGCGTGGGCAGCCACGCCAGCTTCCTGCTGGACTGGAGGCTGGGGGCCTTGCCGGAGCGGCCTGAGG CTCCTCCTGAGTACTCGGAGGTGGTAGCCGACACTGAGGTGGCAGCCTTGGGGCAGAGCCCCTTCCCACTCCCGCAGGACCCCGAAATGAGCCTTGAAGGCCCATTCTTCGCCTACATCCAAGAGTTCCGCTACCGCCCACCACCCCTGTACTCTGAG GAGGATCCAAACCCACCCTCAGGGGCCATGAGGCCGCGCTGCATGACTTGCTGA
- the LOC105489043 gene encoding arrestin domain-containing protein 2 isoform X1 has protein sequence MLFDKVKAFSVQLDGATAGAEPVFSGGQAVAGRVLLELASAVRVGALRLRARGRAHVHWTESRSAGSSTAYTQSYSERVEVVSHRATLLAPDTGETTTLPPGRHEFLFSFQLPPNLVTSFEGKHGSVRYCIKATLHRPWVPARRARKVFTVIEPVDINTPALLAPQAGAREKVARSWYCNRGLVSLSAKIDRKGYTPGEVIPVFAEIDNSSTRPVLPRAAVVQTQTFMARGARKQKRAVVASLAGEPVGPGQRALWQGRALRIPPVGPSILHCRVLHVDYALKVCVDIPGTSKLLLELPLVIGTIPLHPFGSRSSSVGSHASFLLDWRLGALPERPEAPPEYSEVVADTEVAALGQSPFPLPQDPEMSLEGPFFAYIQEFRYRPPPLYSEEDPNPPSGAMRPRCMTC, from the exons ATGCTATTCGACAAGGTGAAAGCGTTCTCGGTGCAATTGGACGGTGCGACCGCGGGCGCCGAGCCCGTGTTCAGCGGCGGCCAGGCCGTGGCGGGCCGGGTGCTGCTGGAGCTGGCAAGCGCCGTACGCGTGGGTGCCCTGAGGCTGCGCGCGCGGGGCCGCGCCCATGTGCACTGGACCGAGTCGCGCAGCGCGGGCTCGAGCACGGCTTACACGCAGAGCTACAGTGAGCGCGTGGaggtcgtgagccaccgtgccacgCTCCTGGCGCCAG ATACTGGGGAGACCACCACGCTGCCTCCTGGGCGCCATGAGTTCCTGTTCAGCTTCCAGCTGCCCCC GAACCTGGTGACATCCTTCGAGGGCAAACATGGTAGTGTCCGCTACTGTATCAAGGCAACCCTGCACCGGCCCTGGGTCCCAGCACGCCGGGCAAGGAAGGTGTTCACTGTCATCGAGCCTGTGGATATCAACACGCCAGCCCTGCTG GCACCTCAAGCGGGGGCTCGGGAAAAGGTTGCCCGATCCTGGTACTGTAACCGTGGCCTCGTCTCCCTTTCGGCCAAGATCGACCGGAAGGGCTACACCCCAG GAGAGGTCATCCCTGTCTTTGCCGAGATCGACAACAGCTCCACACGTCCTGTGCTGCCTCGGGCAGCCGTGGTGCAGACACAGACGTTCATGGCCCGAGGCGCCCGAAAGCAGAAACGGGCGGTGGTGGCCAGCCTCGCAGGAGAGCCGGTGGGCCCCGGGCAGCGGGCGCTGTGGCAGGGCCGGGCACTGCGGATCCCCCCAGTAGGTCCTTCCATCCTGCACTGCCGTGTTCTGCATGTGGACTATGCACTCAAG GTCTGTGTGGATATCCCGGGAACGTCCAAGCTGCTGCTGGAGCTGCCACTGGTGATTGGCACCATTCCCTTGCACCCTTTTGGCAGCCGTTCTTCCAGCGTGGGCAGCCACGCCAGCTTCCTGCTGGACTGGAGGCTGGGGGCCTTGCCGGAGCGGCCTGAGG CTCCTCCTGAGTACTCGGAGGTGGTAGCCGACACTGAGGTGGCAGCCTTGGGGCAGAGCCCCTTCCCACTCCCGCAGGACCCCGAAATGAGCCTTGAAGGCCCATTCTTCGCCTACATCCAAGAGTTCCGCTACCGCCCACCACCCCTGTACTCTGAG GAGGATCCAAACCCACCCTCAGGGGCCATGAGGCCGCGCTGCATGACTTGCTGA